One genomic window of Syngnathus acus chromosome 11, fSynAcu1.2, whole genome shotgun sequence includes the following:
- the LOC119129857 gene encoding adenylyl cyclase-associated protein 1-like isoform X2, with protein sequence MAELASLVQRLELAVGRLEAMSGPGGCNEGSAGGAVSAYVEAFDEIISGPMSQYYCHSQKIGGDVLKHAEMMKQAFASQRQVLVTASSAQKPADDVLSGLLRPMSQAIEEVQALREKNRTSKHFNHLSAISESVPALGWVAVAPKPGPYVKEMQDAAMFYTNRVLKDYKEKDKTHVDWVRSYLAIWTDLQNYIKQYHTTGLSWSKTGQVASTSAAPGRSAPPPPPPPGPPPPPLSMDSSSGHGDSDPINRNALFESINKGADITKGLKHVKDDEKTHKNPELRAGSGPKPFTSPKPFCSPTPRAAPSAAPSRSAPPVLELDGKKWKVENQDGQQGLMITDTELKQVVYAFKCSNSTLQVKGKLNSIILDNCKKMGLVFDDVVGIVEVINCRDIKIQVLGRVPTISINKTDGCHVYLSQKSLDCEIISAKSSEMNILVPGKDGDFSEFPVPEQFKTVWDGAKLVTTSTEIAG encoded by the exons ATGGCTGAGCTTGCGAGTCTGGTGCAGCGGCTGGAGTTGGCCGTGGGCCGTCTGGAGGCGATGTCGGGCCCTGGCGGTTGCAACGAAGGCTCTGCCGGTGGAG CTGTCTCAGCCTACGTTGAGGCCTTTGATGAGATCATCAGCGGTCCGATGAGTCAATATTACTGCCACAGTCAGAAGATAGGGGGCGATGTCCTGAAACAT GCAGAAATGATGAAGCAAGCGTTTGCCAGTCAGAGACAAGTTCTTGTAACAGCCTCCAGTGCTCAGAAGCCCGCCGAT GACGTTTTGAGCGGCCTCCTGCGGCCGATGTCCCAAGCCATCGAGGAAGTGCAGGCGCTGCGCGAGAAGAACCGCACATCCAAACATTTCAACCACCTCTCCGCCATCAGCGAGAGCGTGCCCGCTCTCGGATGGGTTGCCGTG GCCCCAAAACCAGGCCCGTATGTTAAAGAGATGCAGGACGCCGCCATGTTCTACACCAACCGTGTGCTCAAGGACTACAAGGAAAA AGACAAGACGCACGTGGATTGGGTGCGCTCCTATTTGGCAATCTGGACCGATTTGCAGAATTACATCAAGCAATACCACACCACCGGTCTTTCCTGGAGCAAAACC GGCCAAGTGGCTTCGACCTCTGCAGCCCCTGGCAGGAGCgctcccccgcccccacctcctcccggacctcctcctcctcctctttcaatGGACAGCTCGTCTGGACACGGCGACAGTGACCCCATCAATCGGAATGCCTTGTTTGAGTCCATCAACAAGGGGGCCGACATCACCAAGG GCCTCAAGCATGTTAAGGATGATGAGAAAACCCACAAGAATCCTGAACTCAGAGCTGGCTCCGGACCAAAACCCTTCACCAGCCCAAAACCCTTCTGCAGCCCGACTCCCCGAGCGGCTCCATCAGCCGCCCCGTCACGCAGCGCCCCTCCCGTTCTCGAGCTGGACGGGAAGAAGTGGAAAGTG GAGAACCAAGATGGCCAACAAGGTCTGATGATCACTGACACCGAACTCAAGCAAGTGGTTTACGCTTTCAAGTGTAGCAACAGCACTCTGCAGGTCAAAGGCAAACTCAACTCCATCATTTTGG ATAACTGCAAGAAAATGGGCCTGGTGTTCGACGACGTCGTCGGCATCGTGGAAGTCATAAACTGCAGGGATATCAAAATCCAG GTTTTGGGACGGGTTCCCACCATCTCCATCAACAAGACTGACGGTTGCCACGTGTACCTGAGCCAAAAGTCGCTGGACTGCGAGATCATCAGCGCCAAGAGCTCAGAGATGAACATCCTGGTGCCCGGCAAGGATGGCGATTTC TCGGAGTTCCCGGTTCCTGAGCAGTTCAAGACTGTCTGGGACGGCGCCAAGCTCGTGACCACATCAACAGAGATTGCAGGATAG
- the LOC119129857 gene encoding adenylyl cyclase-associated protein 1-like isoform X1, with amino-acid sequence MAELASLVQRLELAVGRLEAMSGPGGCNEGSAGGGNLKRPTNLVENKISKAIYFLLTAVSAYVEAFDEIISGPMSQYYCHSQKIGGDVLKHAEMMKQAFASQRQVLVTASSAQKPADDVLSGLLRPMSQAIEEVQALREKNRTSKHFNHLSAISESVPALGWVAVAPKPGPYVKEMQDAAMFYTNRVLKDYKEKDKTHVDWVRSYLAIWTDLQNYIKQYHTTGLSWSKTGQVASTSAAPGRSAPPPPPPPGPPPPPLSMDSSSGHGDSDPINRNALFESINKGADITKGLKHVKDDEKTHKNPELRAGSGPKPFTSPKPFCSPTPRAAPSAAPSRSAPPVLELDGKKWKVENQDGQQGLMITDTELKQVVYAFKCSNSTLQVKGKLNSIILDNCKKMGLVFDDVVGIVEVINCRDIKIQVLGRVPTISINKTDGCHVYLSQKSLDCEIISAKSSEMNILVPGKDGDFSEFPVPEQFKTVWDGAKLVTTSTEIAG; translated from the exons ATGGCTGAGCTTGCGAGTCTGGTGCAGCGGCTGGAGTTGGCCGTGGGCCGTCTGGAGGCGATGTCGGGCCCTGGCGGTTGCAACGAAGGCTCTGCCGGTGGAGGTAATTTGAAGAGACCTACCAACCTAGTTGAGAATAAGATTTCTaaagccatttattttttgttaacaGCTGTCTCAGCCTACGTTGAGGCCTTTGATGAGATCATCAGCGGTCCGATGAGTCAATATTACTGCCACAGTCAGAAGATAGGGGGCGATGTCCTGAAACAT GCAGAAATGATGAAGCAAGCGTTTGCCAGTCAGAGACAAGTTCTTGTAACAGCCTCCAGTGCTCAGAAGCCCGCCGAT GACGTTTTGAGCGGCCTCCTGCGGCCGATGTCCCAAGCCATCGAGGAAGTGCAGGCGCTGCGCGAGAAGAACCGCACATCCAAACATTTCAACCACCTCTCCGCCATCAGCGAGAGCGTGCCCGCTCTCGGATGGGTTGCCGTG GCCCCAAAACCAGGCCCGTATGTTAAAGAGATGCAGGACGCCGCCATGTTCTACACCAACCGTGTGCTCAAGGACTACAAGGAAAA AGACAAGACGCACGTGGATTGGGTGCGCTCCTATTTGGCAATCTGGACCGATTTGCAGAATTACATCAAGCAATACCACACCACCGGTCTTTCCTGGAGCAAAACC GGCCAAGTGGCTTCGACCTCTGCAGCCCCTGGCAGGAGCgctcccccgcccccacctcctcccggacctcctcctcctcctctttcaatGGACAGCTCGTCTGGACACGGCGACAGTGACCCCATCAATCGGAATGCCTTGTTTGAGTCCATCAACAAGGGGGCCGACATCACCAAGG GCCTCAAGCATGTTAAGGATGATGAGAAAACCCACAAGAATCCTGAACTCAGAGCTGGCTCCGGACCAAAACCCTTCACCAGCCCAAAACCCTTCTGCAGCCCGACTCCCCGAGCGGCTCCATCAGCCGCCCCGTCACGCAGCGCCCCTCCCGTTCTCGAGCTGGACGGGAAGAAGTGGAAAGTG GAGAACCAAGATGGCCAACAAGGTCTGATGATCACTGACACCGAACTCAAGCAAGTGGTTTACGCTTTCAAGTGTAGCAACAGCACTCTGCAGGTCAAAGGCAAACTCAACTCCATCATTTTGG ATAACTGCAAGAAAATGGGCCTGGTGTTCGACGACGTCGTCGGCATCGTGGAAGTCATAAACTGCAGGGATATCAAAATCCAG GTTTTGGGACGGGTTCCCACCATCTCCATCAACAAGACTGACGGTTGCCACGTGTACCTGAGCCAAAAGTCGCTGGACTGCGAGATCATCAGCGCCAAGAGCTCAGAGATGAACATCCTGGTGCCCGGCAAGGATGGCGATTTC TCGGAGTTCCCGGTTCCTGAGCAGTTCAAGACTGTCTGGGACGGCGCCAAGCTCGTGACCACATCAACAGAGATTGCAGGATAG
- the ppt1 gene encoding palmitoyl-protein thioesterase 1, with the protein MTPVVLWFLLVVPVVLVASRPAQGSVNGTLPLVMWHGMGDSCCNPLSLGAIKKMIQQEIPGIYVLSLMIGDNVVEDTKNGFFMDVNDQVSMVCSQLSGNPQLKGGYNAMGFSQGAQFLRAVAQRCPSPPMKTLISVGGQHQGVYGLPKCPGEASHICDMIRKALNTEAYSDMVQKHLVQAQYWHDPLNDDLYKKHSLFLADINQERVVNETYKKNLQMLDKFVMVKFLQDSVVDPVDSEWFGFLKTGQAKEIETLQESVLYKEDRLGLAAMDKAGKLVFLATQGDHLQFTKEWFDANLLPYLR; encoded by the exons ATGACACCAGTCGTCCTGTGGTTCCTCTTGGTGGTTCCGGTGGTGCTGGTTGCAAGCAGACCAGCTCAAGGCTCAGTCAATGGGACATTACCTCTGGTTATGTGGCATGGGATGG GTGACAGTTGCTGCAACCCGCTCAGCCTgggagcaataaaaaaaatgatccaGCAGGAGATTCCGGGAATTTACGTGCTGTCATTGATGATTGGCGACAATGTTGTGGAG GACACAAAAAATGGATTCTTCATGGATGTGAACGATCAGGTGTCCATGGTGTGCAGTCAGCTGTCTGGAAATCCCCAGTTAAAAGGAGGATATAATGCCATGGGATTCTCACAAGGGGCGCAATTTCT GAGAGCCGTGGCACAGCGATGCCCTTCTCCACCAATGAAGACGCTCATCTCTGTCGGTGGCCAGCACCAAG GTGTGTACGGGCTGCCAAAGTGTCCTGGAGAGGCTTCTCACATTTGTGATATGATCAGAAAGGCCCTTAACACTGAAGCTTACAGTGACATGGTTCAAAAACA CTTGGTGCAGGCCCAGTACTGGCATGACCCTCTGAATGACGACTTGTACAAGAAGCACAGTCTCTTCCTGGCTGACATCAACCAGGAGAGG gTTGTAAACGAGACTTACAAGAAAAATCTTCAGATGCTGGACAAGTTTGTCATGGTTAAGTTCCTGCAGGATTCTGTGGTGGATCCTGTTGATTCGGAG TGGTTTGGCTTCCTGAAAACGGGTCAAGCCAAAGAAATTGAAACGCTGCAGGAGAGTGTTCTCTATAAAGAG GATCGCTTGGGCCTGGCTGCCATGGACAAGGCGGGAAAGCTGGTTTTTCTTGCAACACAAGGAGATCACCTTCAGTTCACTAAAGAATGGTTCGACGCAAACCTGCTGCCTTACTTGCGCtag
- the LOC119129858 gene encoding ras-related GTP-binding protein C-like isoform X1 — translation MSIEFEEPALTGCYDIVGSFPKSFGYGLEEADMEESPVSAEKPRILLMGRRRSGKSSIQKVVFHKMSPNETLFLESTNKIYKDDISSSSFVNFQIWDFPGQVDFCDPTFDSEMIFNGTGALIFVIDAQDDYMEALEKLQVTVSRAYKVNPDINFEVFIHKVDGLSDDHKIETQRDIHQRANDDLADASLEKVHLSFYLTSIYDHSIFEAFSKVVQKLIPQLPTLENLLNIFISHSGIEKAFLFDVVSKIYIATDSSPVDMQSYELCCDMIDVVIDVSCIYGLLDDGSGCAYDKESLAIIKLNNTTVLYLKEVTEFLALVCILREESFERKGLIEYNFHCFRKAICEVFEVSASNQSAVLKRSNSSSSSLKYADLNGSGI, via the exons ATGTCGATCGAGTTTGAAGAACCAGCGTTAACTGGGTGTTACGACATCGTAGGCTCGTTTCCCAAAAGTTTTGGTTACGGGCTGGAGGAAGCAGACATGGAGGAGAGCCCAGTGTCAGCTGAAAAGCCGAGGATACTGCTGATGGGACGGAGACGCAGCGGAAAGTCGTCCATTCAGAAG GTGGTTTTCCACAAAATGTCACCCAATGAGACTTTGTTTCTGGAGAGCACCAACAAAATCTACAAGGATGACATCTCCAGCAGCTCCTTTGTCAACTTCCAAATTTGGGATTTTCCTGGCCAAGTGGATTTTTGTGACCCGACATTCGACAGCGAAATGATTTTCAATGGAACAGGCGCATTGATCTTTGTCATTGACGCTCAG GATGATTACATGGAGGCTCTTGAAAAGCTGCAAGTAACCGTGTCAAGAGCCTACAAAGTAAATCCTGATATCAATTTTGAAGTGTTCATCCATAAGGTCGACGGCCTTTCAGATGATCACAAAATAGAAACGCAAAGAGACATTCATCAGAGGGCTAACGATGATCTAGCTGATGCTAGCCTTGAGAAGGTTCACCTCAG CTTCTACTTGACCAGCATCTACGACCACTCCATATTCGAGGCCTTCAGCAAAGTAGTCCAGAAGCTCATACCTCAATTACCGACGTTGGAGAACCTCCTAAACATTTTCATATCT CATTCCGGGATCGAGAAGGCCTTCCTTTTCGATGTGGTCAGCAAGATTTACATCGCCACAGACAGCTCTCCAGTGGACATGCAGTCATATGAGCTCTGTTGCGACATGATCGATGTTGTCATCGACGTTTCTTGTATTTACGG ACTGCTGGACGATGGAAGCGGCTGCGCTTATGACAAGGAGTCTTTGGCCATCATCAAACTTAACAACACCACAGTGCTTTATTTGAAAGAGGTCACCGAGTTCCTCGCGCTCGTTTGCATCCTCCGAGAGGAGAGTTTTGAGAGAAAAG GTCTCATCGAGTACAATTTTCACTGTTTCCGAAAAGCTATCTGCGAGGTGTTTGAAGTTTCTGCCTCCAACCAAAGCGCCGTTCTCAAGAGATCAAACTCGTCAAGCAGCAGCCTCAAATATGCCGACCTCAATGGGAGTGGCATCtaa
- the LOC119129858 gene encoding ras-related GTP-binding protein C-like isoform X2: MSIEFEEPALTGCYDIVGSFPKSFGYGLEEADMEESPVSAEKPRILLMGRRRSGKSSIQKTLFLESTNKIYKDDISSSSFVNFQIWDFPGQVDFCDPTFDSEMIFNGTGALIFVIDAQDDYMEALEKLQVTVSRAYKVNPDINFEVFIHKVDGLSDDHKIETQRDIHQRANDDLADASLEKVHLSFYLTSIYDHSIFEAFSKVVQKLIPQLPTLENLLNIFISHSGIEKAFLFDVVSKIYIATDSSPVDMQSYELCCDMIDVVIDVSCIYGLLDDGSGCAYDKESLAIIKLNNTTVLYLKEVTEFLALVCILREESFERKGLIEYNFHCFRKAICEVFEVSASNQSAVLKRSNSSSSSLKYADLNGSGI; the protein is encoded by the exons ATGTCGATCGAGTTTGAAGAACCAGCGTTAACTGGGTGTTACGACATCGTAGGCTCGTTTCCCAAAAGTTTTGGTTACGGGCTGGAGGAAGCAGACATGGAGGAGAGCCCAGTGTCAGCTGAAAAGCCGAGGATACTGCTGATGGGACGGAGACGCAGCGGAAAGTCGTCCATTCAGAAG ACTTTGTTTCTGGAGAGCACCAACAAAATCTACAAGGATGACATCTCCAGCAGCTCCTTTGTCAACTTCCAAATTTGGGATTTTCCTGGCCAAGTGGATTTTTGTGACCCGACATTCGACAGCGAAATGATTTTCAATGGAACAGGCGCATTGATCTTTGTCATTGACGCTCAG GATGATTACATGGAGGCTCTTGAAAAGCTGCAAGTAACCGTGTCAAGAGCCTACAAAGTAAATCCTGATATCAATTTTGAAGTGTTCATCCATAAGGTCGACGGCCTTTCAGATGATCACAAAATAGAAACGCAAAGAGACATTCATCAGAGGGCTAACGATGATCTAGCTGATGCTAGCCTTGAGAAGGTTCACCTCAG CTTCTACTTGACCAGCATCTACGACCACTCCATATTCGAGGCCTTCAGCAAAGTAGTCCAGAAGCTCATACCTCAATTACCGACGTTGGAGAACCTCCTAAACATTTTCATATCT CATTCCGGGATCGAGAAGGCCTTCCTTTTCGATGTGGTCAGCAAGATTTACATCGCCACAGACAGCTCTCCAGTGGACATGCAGTCATATGAGCTCTGTTGCGACATGATCGATGTTGTCATCGACGTTTCTTGTATTTACGG ACTGCTGGACGATGGAAGCGGCTGCGCTTATGACAAGGAGTCTTTGGCCATCATCAAACTTAACAACACCACAGTGCTTTATTTGAAAGAGGTCACCGAGTTCCTCGCGCTCGTTTGCATCCTCCGAGAGGAGAGTTTTGAGAGAAAAG GTCTCATCGAGTACAATTTTCACTGTTTCCGAAAAGCTATCTGCGAGGTGTTTGAAGTTTCTGCCTCCAACCAAAGCGCCGTTCTCAAGAGATCAAACTCGTCAAGCAGCAGCCTCAAATATGCCGACCTCAATGGGAGTGGCATCtaa
- the LOC119129858 gene encoding ras-related GTP-binding protein C-like isoform X3 — MEESPVSAEKPRILLMGRRRSGKSSIQKVVFHKMSPNETLFLESTNKIYKDDISSSSFVNFQIWDFPGQVDFCDPTFDSEMIFNGTGALIFVIDAQDDYMEALEKLQVTVSRAYKVNPDINFEVFIHKVDGLSDDHKIETQRDIHQRANDDLADASLEKVHLSFYLTSIYDHSIFEAFSKVVQKLIPQLPTLENLLNIFISHSGIEKAFLFDVVSKIYIATDSSPVDMQSYELCCDMIDVVIDVSCIYGLLDDGSGCAYDKESLAIIKLNNTTVLYLKEVTEFLALVCILREESFERKGLIEYNFHCFRKAICEVFEVSASNQSAVLKRSNSSSSSLKYADLNGSGI; from the exons ATGGAGGAGAGCCCAGTGTCAGCTGAAAAGCCGAGGATACTGCTGATGGGACGGAGACGCAGCGGAAAGTCGTCCATTCAGAAG GTGGTTTTCCACAAAATGTCACCCAATGAGACTTTGTTTCTGGAGAGCACCAACAAAATCTACAAGGATGACATCTCCAGCAGCTCCTTTGTCAACTTCCAAATTTGGGATTTTCCTGGCCAAGTGGATTTTTGTGACCCGACATTCGACAGCGAAATGATTTTCAATGGAACAGGCGCATTGATCTTTGTCATTGACGCTCAG GATGATTACATGGAGGCTCTTGAAAAGCTGCAAGTAACCGTGTCAAGAGCCTACAAAGTAAATCCTGATATCAATTTTGAAGTGTTCATCCATAAGGTCGACGGCCTTTCAGATGATCACAAAATAGAAACGCAAAGAGACATTCATCAGAGGGCTAACGATGATCTAGCTGATGCTAGCCTTGAGAAGGTTCACCTCAG CTTCTACTTGACCAGCATCTACGACCACTCCATATTCGAGGCCTTCAGCAAAGTAGTCCAGAAGCTCATACCTCAATTACCGACGTTGGAGAACCTCCTAAACATTTTCATATCT CATTCCGGGATCGAGAAGGCCTTCCTTTTCGATGTGGTCAGCAAGATTTACATCGCCACAGACAGCTCTCCAGTGGACATGCAGTCATATGAGCTCTGTTGCGACATGATCGATGTTGTCATCGACGTTTCTTGTATTTACGG ACTGCTGGACGATGGAAGCGGCTGCGCTTATGACAAGGAGTCTTTGGCCATCATCAAACTTAACAACACCACAGTGCTTTATTTGAAAGAGGTCACCGAGTTCCTCGCGCTCGTTTGCATCCTCCGAGAGGAGAGTTTTGAGAGAAAAG GTCTCATCGAGTACAATTTTCACTGTTTCCGAAAAGCTATCTGCGAGGTGTTTGAAGTTTCTGCCTCCAACCAAAGCGCCGTTCTCAAGAGATCAAACTCGTCAAGCAGCAGCCTCAAATATGCCGACCTCAATGGGAGTGGCATCtaa